A portion of the Sabethes cyaneus chromosome 3, idSabCyanKW18_F2, whole genome shotgun sequence genome contains these proteins:
- the LOC128743454 gene encoding uncharacterized protein LOC128743454, which yields MARTHSLSSYAGYHTPIEDDGAGGSLIIEGEGISDIPSDNGGLTIARGSYHTQAPSPSSALMTVSLDAYLDPQRMSFESPNEMLGRVCSPDDTFPVFSPPPCEKEQPALVIQTTNTLLPPGKTAMQTRQHRRQSSLNAVSWPNPNELTVSPRSRRLSNTLTPAEVIHNYSFPPLNHSFKINQAPFTGQRRCASITPFATFPPVDLPSPAAAKVQHGYLGCTG from the exons ATGGCACGCACTCATAGTTTGTCGTCATATGCAGGATATCATACGCCAATTGAAGATGATGGCGCCGGTGGTTCATTGATTATTGAAGGCGAGGGTATTTCGGACATTCCCTCGGACAATGGAGGATTGACCATTGCGCGAGGGTCTTATCATACGCAG GCACCATCACCAAGCTCTGCTCTTATGACAGTTTCGTTGGACGCCTACTTGGACCCGCAGCGTATGTCATTCGAATCTCCCAACGAAATGTTGGGACGCGTTTGCAGTCCGGATGACACGTTTCCCGTATTCTCACCACCTCCGTGCGAA AAGGAGCAACCGGCCTTAGTAATTCAAACTACAAACACTTTACTGCCCCCGGGTAAAACCGCAATGCAAACCCGTCAACACCGTAGACAATCCAGTTTAAACGCCGTTTCGTGGCCGAATCCCAATGAACTAACCGTCAGTCCCCGATCGCGTCGTCTGTCCAACACTCTAACCCCAGCCGAAGTAATCCACAACTATTCTTTCCCCCCTTTGAATCATTCTTTCAAAATCAATCAAGCTCCCTTTACAGGACAGCGGAGATGCGCTTCCATCACCCCGTTCGCCACGTTCCCCCCGGTCGATCTACCGTCACCAGCAGCGGCGAAAGTCCAGCATGGGTACCTCGGTTGCACCGGATGA